From Chaetodon auriga isolate fChaAug3 chromosome 10, fChaAug3.hap1, whole genome shotgun sequence, a single genomic window includes:
- the otud3 gene encoding OTU domain-containing protein 3: MSRKQTLKPVRSNKKSELERKRDERAARRAIVKDRKNRPQDCEEGAEFVSFSNQLQALGLKLREVPGDGNCLFRALGDQLEGHSRGHLRLRQETVQYMMSHRQDFEPFVEDDVPFAQHLSNLSQPGTFAGNDAIVAFARSQQVKVVIHQLNTPLWEINGAEKQVCRELHIAYRYGDHYDSVRRTGDNSESPAQLRIENLQNSRGQQREFGDGQRDRQKNPSPTASEEDSVILSSIKNRGIQGDEENLLQLSAATINAEWLVGSMLGQSCQGQCASGSCSACRAAATDCSEQKQPAEGSNVQKPKVSNKQRKEQQRQEKKKRQEERHRQKFLQSKGSQDQNQNLPEAVTLVPALNTLSI, encoded by the exons ATGTCAAGGAAACAGACGCTGAAACCTGTACGGAGTAACAAGAAGAGTGAACTGGAACGTAAGAGGGATGAGCGGGCAGCGCGCCGGGCCATCGTAAAGGACCGCAAGAACCGGCCTCAGGATTGCGAGGAAGGAGCAGAATTTGTTAGTTTCTCCAATCAGCTCCAGGCGCTGGGGCTGAAGCTGAGAGAAGTGCCTGGAGATGG GAACTGCCTGTTCAGAGCTCTAGGCGACCAGTTAGAGGGTCACTCCCGGGGTCACCTGCGGCTTCGGCAGGAGACTGTCCAGTATATGATGTCCCATCGACAAGACTTTGAACCCTTTGTCGAGGACGACGTGCCCTTCGCGCAGCACT TGTCTAACCTCTCTCAGCCCGGCACGTTTGCTGGCAATGATGCTATTGTGGCTTTTGCTCGCAGTCAGCAGGTGAAAGTGGTCATTCATCAGCTCAACACACCATTGTGGGAG ATAAACGGTGCAGAGAAGCAGGTGTGCAGAGAATTGCACATTGCCTACCGCTATGGAGATCATTATGACAGTGTGAGGCGGACCGGAGACAACTCTGAGAGTCCTGCTCAGCTCCGTATAGAG AATCTGCAGAATTCACGAGGACAGCAGCGTGAGTTCGGGGACGGTCAGcgggacagacagaaaaacccATCTCCCACAGCCTCAGAGGAGGACAGCGTGATCCTGAGCTCCATCAAGAATCGAGGAATCCAGG GCGATGAGGAGAACCTGCTCCAACTGAGTGCGGCAACCATCAATGCTGAATGGCTTGTTGGCTCCATGCTGGGTCAGTCCTGCCAGGGCCAGTGTGCTTCAGGATCCTGCTcggcctgcagagctgcagccactgACTGCAGTGAGCAgaaacagccagcagagggcagcaatgtacaaaaaccaaag gtATCTAACAAGCAGAGGAAAGAGCAGCAGcggcaagagaagaagaagcgtCAGGAGGAGAGGCATCGTCAGAAGTTTCTCCAGAGTAAAGGAAGTCaggaccagaaccagaacctgcCAGAGGCGGTCACTTTAGTACCAGCTCTCAACACTCTCAGTATATAG
- the bcas2 gene encoding pre-mRNA-splicing factor SPF27: MAGTASVAGEVFVDALPYFDQGYDAAGVREAAAALVEEETRRYRPTKNYLSYLPTPDFSAFETEIMRNEFERLAARQPMDLLSMKRYELPAPSSGQKNDITAWQECVNNSMAQLEHQAVRIENLELMSQYGTNAWKVYNDNLAFMIEMAQKELHKFRKQIQDLNWQRKNDQLAGGAKLRELESNWVSLVSKNYEIERAIVQLENEITQLRQQQGDENKENIRQDF; the protein is encoded by the exons ATGGCCGGAACGGCTTCAGTAGCCGGTGAAGTGTTCGTCGATGCTTTGCCATATTTTGACCAAGGTTACGATGCAGCAGGTGTCAGAGAAGCG GCTGCAGCattggtggaggaggagacaagaagATACCGTCCCACCAAGAACTACCTGAGCTACTTGCCCACACCTGACTTCTCTGCTTTTGAG ACAGAAATTATGAGGAATGAATTTGAGCGGCTGGCAGCTCGGCAGCCCATGGATCTCCTGAGCATGAAGAG ATACGAGCTGCCAGCGCCTTCATCGGGACAGAAGAATGACATCACAGCGTGGCAGGAGTGCGTGAACAACTCGATGGCCCAGCTAGAGCACCAGGCAGTCCGCATTGAGAACCTGGAGCTCATGTCACAGTATGGAACCAACGCCTGGAAAGTCTACAACGA TAATTTGGCCTTCATGATCGAGATGGCTCAAAAGGAACTTCATAAATTCAG GAAGCAAATTCAGGATTTGAACTGGCAGCGTAAGAATGATCAGTTGGCCGGAGGAGCCAAACTACGAGAGCTGGAGTCAAA CTGGGTGTCTCTGGTCAGTAAGAACTACGAGATCGAGCGGGCCATCGTCCAGCTGGAGAACGAAATTACTCAGCTCAGACAACAGCAGGGGGACGAGAACAAGGAGAACATCCGACAGGACTTCTAG